The Mycobacterium paragordonae genome includes a region encoding these proteins:
- a CDS encoding TPM domain-containing protein — MRIVRLFGVVLSVLAASLLLATPSGAQPPSRLTDHITDTTGALTNTDRATVSSAVDRLYRDKHIQLWVVYVDNFSRFKPENWADQTRSASGMGNNDALLAVATNTKKYTFTAPGVAADELSSLQSQQIEPAVNAKDWSGAAVAAADGLSRTASSSKRSWLPIAIGVVAVVLVLLVLLLLYRRHRRRRAARGIEAGDGQVNIEGPVNSAGPALSTADARLRQISDYAAKYRQHIGADAKARLEDAKRHLAAAHAKATTNEREAVGHANRASILAAEAQTLANSDVLAAHRARGPRGASR; from the coding sequence ATGCGCATTGTTCGCCTGTTCGGTGTAGTCCTGTCGGTCCTCGCGGCGAGTTTGCTGCTGGCGACCCCCTCCGGCGCGCAGCCGCCGTCCAGACTCACCGACCACATCACCGACACCACCGGGGCGCTGACGAACACCGATCGAGCGACGGTCAGCTCCGCGGTCGACCGGCTGTACCGCGATAAGCACATTCAACTGTGGGTGGTCTACGTCGACAACTTCTCCCGATTCAAACCCGAGAACTGGGCCGACCAAACCCGCAGCGCGAGCGGGATGGGCAATAACGACGCGCTGCTGGCCGTGGCGACGAATACCAAGAAATACACCTTCACGGCGCCTGGTGTCGCGGCGGACGAGTTGAGCAGTCTGCAAAGCCAACAAATCGAGCCGGCGGTGAACGCGAAGGATTGGAGCGGCGCCGCAGTGGCCGCGGCAGACGGGTTGAGCAGGACGGCCAGCTCGTCGAAGCGGAGCTGGTTGCCGATCGCGATCGGTGTTGTTGCGGTGGTTCTGGTATTGCTGGTGCTTCTTCTGCTCTACCGCAGGCATCGTCGGCGGCGCGCCGCACGGGGCATCGAAGCCGGCGACGGTCAGGTGAATATCGAGGGACCGGTCAACTCAGCGGGTCCCGCGTTGTCCACCGCGGACGCCCGATTGCGCCAGATCTCCGACTACGCCGCGAAATACCGTCAGCACATCGGAGCCGACGCCAAGGCCCGGCTCGAAGATGCGAAACGGCACCTGGCCGCCGCGCACGCCAAGGCGACAACCAACGAGCGCGAAGCGGTTGGTCATGCCAACCGGGCATCGATTCTGGCCGCTGAGGCGCAGACGCTGGCCAACTCCGACGTGCTGGCGGCACACCGGGCCCGCGGGCCCAGAGGTGCATCACGCTGA
- a CDS encoding DUF4242 domain-containing protein, whose protein sequence is MPIFMVERNYAEELEPSLEAADGITRINDEEGVRWLYSFLSADKRKTYCLYEAPTPEAIRSAAVRAGLPADVIVEVSGRVLNTGGMAEI, encoded by the coding sequence ATGCCGATATTCATGGTCGAACGAAACTACGCCGAAGAGTTGGAACCCAGCCTGGAAGCCGCCGACGGCATCACTCGGATCAACGACGAGGAAGGCGTTCGCTGGCTGTACTCCTTCCTGTCGGCCGATAAGCGCAAGACGTATTGCCTGTACGAGGCACCGACGCCCGAGGCGATCAGGTCTGCCGCGGTGCGGGCCGGCCTTCCGGCGGATGTGATCGTCGAAGTCTCTGGCCGGGTCCTGAACACGGGAGGAATGGCCGAGATCTGA
- a CDS encoding ATP-binding protein, with translation MAQWVPPPLPAEVVVRRRGSFVGRAGELAALERAWELVENGDRQAIFVGGEPGAGKSRLVADVAGSLADHGVAVLIGSCTADAGVPYEPFVEALDRLLSSSPAGSFAEALAESGPQLSRLSSHVQRHLAGTAVTDHAGTGRRLLLDALTGFFRRLTNDRPIALILEDLHWAQLPTLAMLEHVLAGCADVRMLVVATFRTTAPDRSDELVNRLAEMHRFDGVRRLDLEGLDTEAIAEFVRGTERLSRSALRTAAALLRDKTGGNPFFLTELCKDLDRRGGVAALGSHRSVPSSIGDAIAGRLAGLGASVREIVEQAAVLGETFDLPALIASSEADLAVTLAAVDSAEGVGLIRAVQGSDVDFSFVHALTREAVVARMAASRLRILHARAAKGLEGRADPSVIPRLANHYLLAHVLGYHEQALRYAQEAARIAEHSLAYEDAATWYERAASLPELSRAERARMQLGSAANHVRAGDFARARGMYENISATDDPLVRLQAAIGYEDANWRPGLADSKAADLLAAALESCGLDAGDPRYVRALGSFGRALAFAGETARARDVSSLAIDQARGGDDPAVLVHALETSLWHGLTPDMCEHQLDRSTELSRVALARRDYEALGSASHFRALASYQAGRPEDLAAATGDMERAGQTSGQPFFSFVGACAQGGMAYLRGDFDDAERWAEIAVRTGGLLGSDTTEGSYGVQMFMIRRETGALKRFSTFVDGSETFAGRWLPGLLALYTELDCERGMNRALNQLLSRNLGERTEAARWPMELIFMVEAALALGNREAVHALRPFVARYEGKNVMAGQFVALFGSADRYLARIAALNGEIDSAEEYFTSALEMDRRMGSVVHVAETLARRTLFALAHGSAEQAGQWAGEARAIAAPIGQTRVLDLMDVVMTANGPDGLTEREVEVLRLLAEGLSNRAIGERLYISSNTAANHVRSILLKTGAANRTQAAMYAADHELLG, from the coding sequence ATGGCGCAGTGGGTGCCGCCACCGCTTCCGGCCGAAGTCGTCGTACGTCGCCGCGGATCTTTCGTGGGCCGCGCCGGTGAACTGGCCGCCCTCGAGCGGGCCTGGGAGCTGGTCGAAAACGGGGACCGTCAGGCCATTTTCGTCGGCGGTGAACCGGGGGCCGGCAAGTCGCGTCTGGTCGCCGACGTCGCCGGATCCCTGGCCGATCACGGAGTCGCGGTCCTTATCGGCAGCTGCACCGCTGATGCCGGCGTTCCGTACGAACCGTTCGTCGAGGCGCTCGACCGGCTGCTGTCGTCAAGTCCCGCCGGATCATTCGCGGAAGCACTGGCCGAGTCCGGGCCGCAGCTGAGCCGGTTGTCGTCGCACGTGCAGCGGCACCTCGCCGGCACGGCGGTCACCGACCACGCGGGCACCGGCCGGCGGTTGCTTCTCGACGCGCTCACCGGTTTCTTTCGCCGGTTGACCAACGACCGGCCGATCGCGCTGATTCTCGAAGACCTGCACTGGGCACAGCTCCCGACGCTGGCGATGCTCGAACACGTGCTCGCCGGTTGCGCCGACGTACGCATGCTCGTGGTGGCCACCTTTCGCACCACGGCGCCGGACCGCTCCGACGAGCTGGTCAACCGGTTGGCGGAGATGCACCGTTTCGACGGCGTGCGCCGCCTGGATCTGGAGGGCCTCGACACCGAGGCCATCGCTGAATTCGTCCGCGGCACTGAGCGATTGAGCCGGTCAGCGCTGCGCACCGCGGCGGCCCTGTTGCGGGACAAAACCGGTGGCAACCCGTTCTTCCTGACCGAGCTGTGTAAAGACCTGGACAGGCGGGGCGGGGTGGCCGCGTTGGGCTCGCACCGGTCCGTTCCCAGCTCGATCGGTGACGCCATCGCCGGCCGGCTGGCCGGTCTGGGGGCCAGCGTGCGCGAGATCGTCGAACAGGCCGCAGTGCTCGGTGAGACATTCGACCTGCCCGCGCTCATCGCCAGCAGCGAGGCCGATCTGGCAGTGACGCTGGCAGCTGTCGATTCGGCCGAGGGCGTCGGCCTGATCAGGGCGGTTCAGGGATCCGACGTGGATTTCTCCTTCGTGCACGCGCTGACCCGGGAGGCCGTGGTCGCCAGGATGGCGGCATCGCGGCTGCGGATATTGCACGCCCGCGCGGCGAAAGGCCTCGAGGGCCGCGCCGATCCCTCGGTCATCCCTCGCCTCGCCAATCACTACCTGCTGGCCCACGTGCTCGGCTACCACGAGCAGGCGCTGCGGTATGCGCAGGAGGCGGCCCGGATCGCCGAGCACAGTCTGGCCTATGAGGACGCGGCGACGTGGTACGAGCGGGCCGCGTCGCTACCCGAGCTCAGCCGCGCGGAGCGGGCCCGGATGCAACTCGGCTCCGCCGCGAATCACGTTCGCGCCGGGGACTTCGCGCGCGCCCGCGGCATGTACGAGAACATCAGCGCCACCGACGACCCGCTGGTGCGACTGCAGGCGGCCATCGGCTACGAAGACGCGAATTGGCGCCCCGGGCTGGCAGATTCGAAGGCGGCCGATCTGCTGGCCGCGGCGCTGGAATCGTGCGGTTTGGACGCCGGTGACCCGCGCTACGTCCGGGCGCTGGGCAGTTTCGGCCGGGCGCTGGCGTTCGCCGGTGAGACGGCGCGCGCGCGGGACGTCAGCAGCCTCGCTATCGACCAAGCCCGCGGCGGCGACGATCCAGCGGTGCTCGTGCATGCCTTGGAGACAAGTCTGTGGCACGGTCTGACGCCGGACATGTGTGAGCACCAACTGGATCGGTCCACCGAGCTGTCGCGAGTGGCGCTGGCCCGGCGTGACTACGAGGCCCTGGGTTCGGCCTCGCACTTCCGGGCGCTGGCCAGTTATCAAGCGGGACGGCCCGAGGACCTCGCCGCGGCGACGGGCGACATGGAGCGCGCCGGCCAGACCTCCGGGCAACCCTTCTTCAGCTTCGTCGGCGCCTGCGCCCAGGGTGGGATGGCCTATCTGCGTGGCGATTTCGATGATGCCGAGCGATGGGCGGAGATCGCTGTGCGCACCGGGGGACTGCTCGGCAGCGACACGACGGAAGGCTCCTACGGAGTCCAGATGTTCATGATCCGGCGCGAGACCGGCGCCCTCAAACGCTTCAGCACGTTTGTCGACGGCAGTGAGACATTCGCCGGTCGCTGGCTGCCCGGACTGCTCGCCCTCTACACCGAGTTGGACTGCGAGCGGGGCATGAACCGTGCTCTGAATCAACTGCTCAGCCGCAATCTCGGGGAACGAACCGAGGCGGCGCGGTGGCCGATGGAATTGATCTTCATGGTGGAAGCGGCGCTGGCCCTGGGCAACCGGGAAGCGGTACACGCGCTACGCCCGTTCGTCGCACGCTACGAAGGCAAGAATGTCATGGCGGGCCAGTTCGTCGCGCTGTTCGGCAGTGCCGACCGGTACCTCGCCCGGATCGCGGCGCTCAATGGCGAAATCGACTCTGCTGAAGAGTATTTCACTTCAGCCCTGGAGATGGACCGGCGGATGGGGTCGGTGGTGCACGTCGCTGAGACGCTCGCCAGACGCACGCTGTTCGCGCTCGCGCACGGTAGTGCCGAGCAGGCCGGACAGTGGGCCGGTGAGGCGCGCGCCATCGCCGCGCCGATCGGCCAGACCCGCGTCCTGGACCTCATGGATGTCGTCATGACCGCCAATGGCCCGGACGGTCTCACCGAGCGTGAGGTTGAGGTATTGCGGTTGCTGGCGGAGGGACTGAGCAACCGCGCGATCGGGGAACGTCTCTACATCAGTTCGAACACCGCCGCCAACCATGTGCGCAGCATCCTGCTCAAAACCGGCGCCGCCAACCGCACCCAGGCTGCGATGTACGCCGCGGATCACGAGTTGCTGGGATAG
- a CDS encoding FAD-binding oxidoreductase, with protein sequence MSTASAVGRPNLLGGRVILPHDADYDDARALYNAMIDKRPAMIARCGSVDDVTASLAFARASGLAVAVRGGGHSGPGFGTVDGGIVIDLSPMDRIDVNADARTVRVQGGATWGQVDSATHGFGLATPSGVIATTGVGGLTLGGGHGYLSRKYGLTIDNLLEAEVVLADGRVVIASESDHPDLFWALRGGGGNFGVVTSFTFRLHPVQSVICGPTAWPGAATADILSWFRDFIPAQDEDLYGFFATMTVPPGDPFPPEFHLQKACSVVWCYTGDPARADEVFAPVRQMKPAFDGIGAAPYPALQSTFDGLYPKGLQWYWRGDFFRTIDDGAVGAHARFVEELPTMHSAMHLYPIDGAVHRVGQTETAWSYRDVNFSQVIVGVDPDPANGPALRRFTADYWEATHPYSAGGAYINFMMDEGQERVRATYGPNYRRLTEIKAEFDPENTFRINQNITPAR encoded by the coding sequence ATGTCCACTGCGAGTGCGGTCGGCCGGCCGAATCTGCTGGGCGGGAGAGTGATCCTGCCGCACGACGCGGACTACGACGACGCGCGCGCACTGTACAACGCCATGATCGACAAGCGGCCGGCGATGATCGCGCGGTGCGGATCCGTCGACGACGTGACCGCGTCGCTGGCGTTCGCCCGGGCATCCGGGTTGGCGGTCGCGGTCCGCGGGGGTGGCCACAGCGGTCCGGGGTTCGGCACCGTCGACGGCGGCATCGTGATCGACCTGTCGCCGATGGACCGGATCGACGTGAACGCCGACGCGCGCACGGTTCGGGTGCAGGGCGGCGCGACATGGGGTCAGGTCGACTCCGCCACGCACGGTTTCGGGTTGGCCACGCCGTCCGGTGTCATCGCCACGACCGGTGTCGGAGGGTTGACCCTGGGTGGGGGGCACGGCTATCTGTCGCGCAAGTACGGCTTGACCATCGACAATCTGCTGGAAGCCGAGGTGGTGCTGGCCGACGGGCGGGTGGTGATCGCCTCGGAGTCCGATCACCCCGATCTCTTCTGGGCGCTGCGGGGCGGCGGTGGAAACTTCGGCGTGGTCACCTCGTTCACGTTCCGGCTGCATCCCGTCCAGTCGGTCATCTGTGGGCCGACGGCGTGGCCGGGTGCCGCCACTGCCGACATCCTCTCCTGGTTCCGGGACTTCATCCCGGCTCAGGACGAGGACCTGTACGGCTTCTTCGCGACGATGACGGTGCCGCCGGGCGATCCCTTCCCGCCGGAGTTCCACCTGCAGAAGGCGTGCTCCGTCGTGTGGTGTTACACCGGCGATCCGGCGCGGGCCGACGAGGTGTTCGCGCCGGTTCGGCAGATGAAGCCGGCCTTCGACGGCATCGGCGCGGCTCCGTACCCGGCGCTGCAGTCGACCTTCGACGGTCTGTATCCCAAAGGGCTGCAGTGGTATTGGCGCGGCGACTTCTTCCGGACGATCGACGACGGCGCGGTCGGTGCGCACGCCCGCTTCGTCGAGGAACTGCCGACGATGCACTCCGCGATGCACCTGTACCCGATCGACGGGGCGGTGCACCGGGTCGGGCAGACCGAGACCGCGTGGTCCTACCGCGACGTGAACTTCTCGCAAGTCATCGTCGGTGTCGACCCCGATCCGGCGAACGGCCCTGCCCTGCGGCGGTTTACGGCCGACTACTGGGAAGCGACCCATCCGTACTCGGCGGGCGGTGCCTACATCAACTTCATGATGGACGAAGGCCAGGAACGAGTCCGCGCCACCTATGGACCGAACTACCGCCGGCTCACCGAGATCAAGGCGGAATTCGACCCTGAGAACACCTTCCGTATCAACCAGAATATCACGCCTGCGAGGTGA
- the mddA gene encoding methanethiol S-methyltransferase produces the protein MLHHSGTPAQTNGRFLSVVALLYGGLSYLVFFGVFLYLVGFVTDVAVPRTVDRALHAPVAQAVLIDLGLLLLFALQHSVMARPAFKRWWTRFVPEPIERSTYVLLSSAVFVLMYWQWRSIDVTVWQVDSAPARIAVYSAAGLGWLIALASTFMIDHFELFGLRQVLHNLLSKPIVEKGFRVVLLYRLVRHPLMLGFLIAFWAAPTMTAGHLLFAAANTVYIVIAVRFEERDLVQELGEQYHRYQGRVPMLLPRVWR, from the coding sequence GTGCTCCACCATTCCGGGACACCCGCTCAGACAAATGGCAGGTTCCTCAGCGTAGTCGCGCTGCTCTACGGCGGCCTCAGCTACCTGGTGTTCTTCGGAGTCTTCCTGTACCTGGTGGGTTTCGTGACCGACGTCGCGGTCCCACGCACCGTCGACCGCGCCCTGCACGCGCCGGTCGCACAGGCAGTGCTCATCGACCTCGGCCTGCTGCTGTTGTTCGCACTGCAACACAGCGTGATGGCCCGGCCCGCTTTCAAGCGGTGGTGGACCCGCTTCGTCCCCGAGCCGATCGAGCGCAGCACCTACGTGCTGTTGTCCAGCGCCGTATTCGTGCTGATGTATTGGCAGTGGCGTTCGATCGACGTCACCGTCTGGCAGGTGGATTCCGCACCGGCCCGGATCGCGGTGTATTCAGCAGCTGGTCTCGGCTGGCTGATCGCGCTGGCGTCGACGTTCATGATCGATCACTTCGAACTCTTCGGCCTTCGGCAGGTGCTGCACAACCTGCTGTCAAAGCCCATCGTGGAGAAGGGCTTCCGCGTCGTGTTGCTCTACCGGTTGGTGCGCCATCCGCTGATGCTGGGATTTCTGATCGCGTTCTGGGCCGCGCCGACGATGACGGCAGGGCATCTGCTGTTCGCGGCGGCCAACACCGTCTACATTGTGATCGCCGTGCGGTTCGAGGAACGCGATCTGGTGCAGGAGCTGGGCGAGCAGTATCACCGCTACCAGGGTCGCGTGCCGATGCTGCTGCCGCGGGTGTGGCGCTGA
- a CDS encoding DUF2599 domain-containing protein, with protein sequence MTGTLAKAAPSPVVRALATAAHIDLAASGQSYVARAEWSTVADAASLRVYPTAAGRQASTRLVDPGQAWAEVLRLAPDADKPGMREQFVCHWRFAEFAQPGKVSWNLEPWRPQVDTAAMITSRCNPGAAEESA encoded by the coding sequence ATCACCGGAACCCTTGCGAAGGCCGCCCCGTCACCGGTCGTCCGAGCACTGGCGACGGCGGCACACATCGACCTCGCGGCGTCCGGTCAGAGCTACGTCGCGCGCGCCGAGTGGAGCACGGTCGCGGACGCAGCCAGCTTGCGGGTGTACCCCACCGCCGCCGGCCGTCAGGCGTCGACCCGGCTCGTCGACCCCGGTCAAGCTTGGGCAGAGGTGCTCAGACTTGCTCCGGACGCGGACAAGCCGGGCATGCGCGAGCAATTCGTTTGCCACTGGCGCTTCGCGGAATTCGCCCAACCGGGCAAGGTCAGCTGGAACCTCGAACCCTGGCGGCCGCAGGTGGACACCGCCGCCATGATCACCTCACGCTGCAACCCTGGCGCGGCCGAAGAGTCCGCTTGA